Proteins encoded together in one Penicillium digitatum chromosome 1, complete sequence window:
- a CDS encoding DNA binding HTH domain, Psq-type encodes MPEYTGFDYGTSQLMAVDSYGMSVPPPYASMPLPMPSHSWPSMLTTHSPFAASEIPVSTTPTSMSPLVLMPPVRKTSTGGSTPRRTLTDDDRRRMCIYHEENKTAKQTDIGVLFGVERSTVSKVLRQKEKYLNPEDGSRSPIKRAKGRVPDIEKALSNWARNYQRQGYTLNDEMIKEKALFFASICGCPEGKEKVCTTAWLEKFKHKNHLLGAKVRRGSTDIRSGSNSPTYLNTDFGFALQSPTGPSPTSPIDGFGSPLSPTSQGIKRDLTELPDLTGGYQHEYSKSITSIDTSSMGMVSPTSTLVSDSPFTPTSQSRLPAANSNTNRPRSQTAPLVSINLSLLSADEITDPHRQKRELQQSLSVSTLQSPLEMDNSKVALFPIHQTNVIKRNRSIPEITTNSMPPPSKSSIISPISSPGSPTQDDARRALEIVINYLDQQPAGLAAQEYLTIGKLIERLEIAKSQAGVLLGGLPRIDEHEDAPIPRVKKKSSIHNLG; translated from the exons ATGCCCGAATATACTGGATTCGACTACGGCACATCGCAGCTCATGGCTGTGGACTCATATGGCATGTCAGTTCCGCCACCCTATGCCTCCATGCCACTACCCATGCCATCGCACTCTTGGCCCAGCATGCTCACAACACACTCTCCGTTTGCTGCGTCTGAGATTCCGGTTTCCACCACCCCGACATCGATGTCTCCTTTGGTTCTTATGCCTCCAGTGCGAAAGACCTCGACCGGGGGGTCTACACCACGCAGAACACTTACCGACGATGACCGTCGGCGAATGTGTATATATCATGAGGAAAACAAGACTGCCAAGCAGACTGATATTGGAG TATTGTTTGGAGTTGAGAGAAG cactgtttccaaggttcttcgCCAGAAGGAAAAGTACCTAAACCCCGAAGATGGGAGTCGATCTCCCATCAAACGGGCCAAGGGCAGAGTCCCTGATATTGAAAAAGCGCTATCCAACTGGGCAAGGAACTACCAGCGCCAAGGATATACTCTGAATGATGAGATGATCAAAGAGAAAGCACTCTTCTTTGCCAGCATCTGCGGCTGCCCTGAAGGCAAGGAAAAAGTCTGCACCACAGCTTGGCTAGAAAAATTCAAGCACAAGAACCATCTCCTCGGGGCAAAGGTGCGCAGAGGATCTACCGATATTCGCAGCGGATCAAACAGTCCGACCTACCTCAACACAGATTTTGGATTTGCTCTTCAAAGTCCCACCGGACCCTCGCCCACATCCCCCATTGATGGCTTCGGATCCCCATTGTCTCCAACGAGCCAAGGAATTAAACGAGACCTGACTGAACTACCGGATCTGACAGGGGGATACCAACACGAGTATTCCAAGAGTATAACCTCAATCGACACTTCTTCGATGGGGATGGTCAGTCCAACCTCCACTTTGGTCTCCGACAGCCCTTTCACACCCACAAGCCAATCCCGTCTCCCGGCCGCCAACAGCAACACCAACCGGCCGCGCAGCCAGACCGCCCCTCTCGTCTCCATCAATCTAAGCCTTCTATCGGCCGACGAAATCACGGACCCGCATCGCCAAAAGCGCGAACTCCAGCAATCGCTTTCGGTCTCTACCCTGCAATCCCCACTGGAAATGGACAACTCCAAGGTCGCCCTGTTCCCGATCCACCAGACAAACGTCATCAAGCGTAATCGAAGTATTCCAGAGATCACGACAAATTCCATGCCGCCGCCCTCCAAGTCAAGTATCATCTCGCCCATCAGCTCTCCGGGATCACCAACTCAGGATGATGCGCGTCGCGCCCTGGAAATCGTCATCAATTACCTCGACCAACAGCCTGCTGGTCTAGCCGCACAGGAGTACCTGACCATCGGGAAGCTAATTGAAAGACTTGAGATTGCTAAGAGCCAGGCTGGGGTTCTGCTGGGTGGCTTACCGCGCATTGATGAGCATGAGGATGCTCCCATTCCACgtgtgaagaagaagagcagcaTCCACAATTTGGGATGA
- a CDS encoding Small GTP-binding protein domain, with product MSTTIEKIKEIESEMARTQKNKNTSYHLGQLKAKLAKLKRELLTPTGGGGGGGSGFDVARTGVASVGFIGFPSVGKSTLMNKLTGQHSEAAAYEFTTLTTVPGQVLYNGAKIQILDLPGIIEGAKDGKGRGRQVIAVAKTCNLIFIVLDVNKPLVDKRVIENELEGFGIRINKKPPNIVFRKKDKGGIAITSTQPLTHIDNDEIKAVMSEYKISSADISIRCDATIDDLIDVLEAKSRSYIPVIYALNKIDAISIEELDLLYRIPDACPISSEHGWNVDELMEMMWEKLKLRRIYTKPKGRAPDYSAPVVLRSYACTVENFCDAIHRTIKDDFKHAIVYGRSVKHQPQRVGLSHELSDEDIVSIIKR from the exons ATGTCGACCACTATTGAAAAG ATCAAGGAGATCGAGTCCGAGATGGCTCGGACTCAAAAAAACAAGAACACCTCGTATCATTTGG GACAATTGAAGGCGAAGCTTGCTAAGCTCAAGCGTGAACTTCTGACCCCGACTGgaggcggtggtggtggtggat CTGGGTTCGATGTTGCGCGTACTGGTGTGGCCAGTGT TGGCTTCATTGGTTTTCCCTCAGTCGGCAAGAGTACACTGATGAATAAACTGACTGGCCAACACTCAGAAG CCGCGGCCTACGAGTTCACAACCCTCACAACTGTTCCCGGTCAAGTGCTGTACAATGGTGCCAAGATTCAGATTCTCGATCTTCCGGGTATTATTGAAGGTGCCAAAGACGGAAAAGGTCGTGGTCGACAGGTTATTGCAGTCGCCAAGACCTGCAACCTCATTTTCATCGTCCTTGATGTGAACAAGCCGTTGGTTGACAAGCGAGTAATCGAGAACGAGTTGGAGGGCTTTGGCATCCGTATTAATAAGAAGCCCCCCAACATTGTGTTCAGGAAGAAGGATAAGGGTGGTATTGCCATCACGAGCACCCAGCCATTGACTCACATCGACAACGAC GAAATCAAAGCTGTAATGAGCGAGTATAAGATTTCGTCGGCTGATATCTCTATCCGATGCGACGCGACTATTGACGACCTGATTGATGTCCTGGAAGCCAAGAGCCGCAGCTACATCCCGGTTATTTATGCACTGAACAAAATCGATGCCATCTCCATCGAGGAGCTGGACTTGCTGTACCGGATTCCAGACGCCTGCCCGATTAGCTCGGAGCACGGATGGAATGTCGACGAGCTGATGGAGATGATGTGGGAGAAGCTCAAGCTGCGCAGAATCTACACGAAACCCAAGGGCAGAGCACCCGACTATTCCGCTCCTGTCGTGCTTCGTTCGTACGCATGCACAGTCGAAAACTTC TGTGACGCGATTCACCGTACAATCAAGGACGATTTTAAGCACGCCATTGTGTATGGTCGCTCAGTGAAACACCAACCGCAACGAGTCGGTCTTTCGCATGAGCTTAGTGATGAAGATATCG TGTCGATTATCAAGCGGTAA
- a CDS encoding Cysteine dioxygenase Cdo1, putative — protein MPFLNGSEWTAQKRVFEKLVGDLSSVLGPSSGLDSSDVDPMEIQLLMEKYVSNSDEWASYALGDASRTYTRNLIDEGNGKSNLLILVWSPGKGSTIHDHANAHCVMKVLKGKLQEDLYSWPDQEQIENGQSSPPQLTKQTTYGENQVTYMSDKLGLHRISNPDQENFAVSLHLYTPPNAATHGFGIYDERTGKARHIKQANYYSFRGQRLDDGQK, from the exons atgccattcctCAACGGGTCCGAATGGACCGCCCAGAAACGCGTGTTTGAGAAGCTTGTGGGGGACCTTAGTTCTGTACTAGGCCCAAGTTCGGGTCTGGATTCTAGCGATGTCGATCCCATGGAGATACAACTGTTGATGGAGAAGTACGTCTCGAATTCGGATGAATGGGCTTCATATGCGTTGGGCGATGCGAGTAGGACATACACAAGGAATCTGATTGATGAAGGAAATGGCAAGAGTAATTTG TTGATTCTTGTATGGAGCCCTGGGAAAGGGAGTACAATTCATGACCATGCCAACGCACACTGCGTGATGAAG GTCCTAAAAGGAAAACTGCAAGAAGATCTGTACTCATGGCCCGACCAAGAGCAGATCGAGAACGGTCAAAGTTCACCACCACAGCTCACCAAGCAAACAACCTACGGTGAAAACCAGGTCACCTATATGTCTGACAAGCTTGGTCTGCATCGGATATCCAATCCAGACCAGGAAAACTTTGCTGTCTCACTCCATC TTTATACACCACCCAACGCCGCAACCCATGGATTTGGAATTTACGATGAACGAACTGGCAAGGCCAGGCACATCAAGCAGGCCAACTACTATTCGTTTCGCGGTCAACGGCTCGATGATGGACAGAAGTAG
- a CDS encoding Phenylalanyl-tRNA synthetase, beta subunit gives MPTISVDKAALFQELGREYTTEEFDELCFEFGIELDEDTTNSDRPIVDGKQEPPQLKIEIPANRYDLLCFEGIALMLNIFLGRNPLPEYKLTQPTQMERIIVKEDTTKIRPYVAGAILRNIKFDQARYASFIALQDKLHQNLARQRTLVSIGTHDLDTVKGPFTYEALPPKDIKFTPLNQTQEMDGEELMNFYEKHQQLGKYLHIIRDSPVYPVIYDSNRTVCSLPPIINGDHSKISLNTTNVLIEITALDKTKLDIVNKMMVTMFSQYTLEPFTIEPVQIVSEHNKETRVTPDIAPRTAQAEVSYINQCCGLSLSPAEICTLLTKMAFRAKPSTTSPDIINVEIPPTRADILHQCDIMEDVAIAYGFNSLPRAFPDISGTVAQPLPINKLSDIVRVETAMAGWSEVLPLILCSHDENFGWLNRKDDGNTAVKLANPKTLEFQVVRTSLLPGLLKTIRENKHHSVPMKIFEVSDVAFKDLSLERKSRNERHFAAAFYGKTSGFEVVHGLLDRIMAMLKTNFLAEGETPTSDSYYIKELDDPTYFPGHAASIHVIIGGKDQVIGSFGILHPTVLEKYELKYPVSTLELNVEAFM, from the exons ATGCCCACCATTTCGGTCGACAAGGCCGCTCTTTTCCAAGAGTTGGGCCGAGA GTATACTACAGAGGAGTTTGATGAGCTGTGCTTCGAATTCG GAATTGAGCTTGACGAAGAT ACTACAAATTCGGACCGCCCTATCGTTGATGGAAAGCAAGAGCCTCCGCAACTCAAGATCGAGATCCCCGCCAATCG ATATGACTTGCTGTGCTTCGAGGGCATTGCGCTCATGCTGAACATCTTCTTGGGCCGGAACCCCCTGCCCGAGTACAAGTTGACTCAGCCAACACAGATGGAGCGGATTATTGTCAAGGAAGAT ACCACGAAAATCAGACCCTACGTGGCTGGTGCTATTCTACGGAACATCAAGTTTGATCAGGCTCGTTATGCATCCTTCATTGCTCTCCAAGACAAGCTCCACCAGAACTTGGCCCGCCAACGAACTCTAGTATCAATCGGTACCCACGATTTGGACACTGTGAAGGGTCCCTTCACCTATGAGGCTCTCCCTCCCAAGGACATCAAGTTCACCCCATTGAACCAGACCCAGGAGATGGATGGCGAGGAGTTGATGAACTTCTACGAGAAGCACCAACAGTTGGGCAAGTACCTGCACATCATCCGTGACTCTCCGGTCTATCCAGTCATCTACGACTCCAACCGGACTGTTTGCTCTCTGCCCCCCATTATCAACGGTGATCATTCGAAGATCAGCCTGAACACTACCAATGTTTTGATTGAGATCACAGCTCTCGACAAGACAAAGCTGGACATTGTCAACAAGATGATGGTCACCATGTTCTCCCAATATACCTTGGAGCCATTCACCATTGAGCCTGTCCAGATTGTGTCTGAGCACAACAAGGAGACTCGCGTCACCCCCGACATTGCTCCCCGCACTGCTCAAGCTGAAGTCTCGTACATTAACCAGTGCTGTGGCTTGAGCCTCAGCCCCGCCGAGATCTGTACTCTTCTTACAAAGATGGCCTTCCGCGCGAAGCCTTCGACCACTTCGCCAGACATCATCAATGTGGAGATCCCCCCAACCCGTGCTGATATTCTCCACCAGTGTGACATCATGGAGGATGTGGCTATTGCCTACGGCTTCAACTCGCTGCCCCGTGCATTCCCTGATATCTCCGGTACAGTCGCTCAACCTCTCCCTATCAACAAGCTTTCGGACATTGTTCGTGTGGAGACTGCCATGGCCGGTTGGTCAGAGGTGTTGCCGTTGATTCTGTGCTCGCATGATGAGAACTTTGGCTGGTTGAACCGCAAGGATGACGGAAATACCGCTGTCAAGCTGGCCAATCCCAAGACCCTTGAGTTCCAGGTTGTCCGTACCAGCTTGCTCCCGGGTTTGCTCAAGACCATCCGTGAGAACAAGCACCACTCTGTTCCCATGAAGATCTTCGAGGTCAGCGATGTTGCCTTCAAAGATTTGTCATTGGAGCGCAAGAGCCGCAACGAGAGACACTTCGCTGCTGCCTTTTACGGTAAGACTAGTGGATTCGAGGTTGTCCACGGTCTTCTTGATCGTATCATGGCCATGCTTAAAACCAACTTCCTCGCCGAGGGCGAAACCCCCACGAGTGACTCGTACTACATAAAGGAACTAGATG ATCCTACCTACTTCCCCGGTCACGCTGCTTCCATCCACGTCATTATTGGCGGCAAAGACCAGGTCATTGGCTCCTTCGGTATTCTGCACCCCACTGTGCTCGAGAAGTACGAGTTGAAGTACCCAGTCAGTACTTTGGAGCTCAATGTCGAGGCATTCATGTAG